The following DNA comes from Brassica oleracea var. oleracea cultivar TO1000 chromosome C5, BOL, whole genome shotgun sequence.
TACTGCTTTATGGCACAATAGACTAGGACATCCTGCCTTGTCTAAAACTGATTCTCTGAATGATGTACTTGGATTAAAGGAGAGAAATAAAATACATCATTGTTCAATTTGCCATCTAGCAAAGCAGAAACATCTTCTGTATATCTCTCATAACAATATCTGTGATCATCCATTTGAAATGTTACACATAGATGTGTGGGGACCTTTCTCTGTACCTACTCCTGAAGGCTACAAATATTTCCTCACCATCGTTGACGATCACACCAGAGTTACATGGTTGTATTTACTCAGAAGCAAGGATGAGGTTATCACGATTTTTCCAGAGTTCTTACAAATGGTTGAAACTCAATATAAAGCTGTAGTGAAAGGAGTTCGTTCAGATAATGCTCCAGAGCTTCGTTTCACGGCTTTATTCAAGAAGAAGGGTATTGTCGCTTATCACTCTTGTCCAGAAACACCAGAGCAGAACTCAGTTGTGGAGAGGAAACATCAACACATACTGAACGTAGCTCGGTCATTGATGTTTCAGTCACAAGTTCCTTTGGATCATTGGGGAGATTGTGTTTTGACTGCGGTCTTTCTGATCAACCGTCTTCCTACTCCTCGTCTCAAGAACAAAACACCTTTCGAGTTATTGACGTCAAAGAAAGCTGTTTACTCTGATCTCAGGGTGTTTGGTTGTTTAGCATATATGTCTACTTCATCTAAAGGACGACATAAGTTTCAGCCACGCTCAAGACCCTGTGTTTTTCTTGGTTATCCCTCTGGTTACAAGGGCTATAAGTTACTTGATCTTGAGAGTAACAAAGTTCATATATCCAGGAATGTAACTTTTCATGAAGATATATTTCCCTATGCTGAGGAGAAGCCGGTTTACTCAGAGGATTTCTTAAATACTGATTGGATGAATATGGTTCCTGAGAAGTCTCATCCAACAGCATCGTCTGGTTTACCTAAAGAGGTGTTACAAGCAACATGGGATTCTATTCTTCCTTCACGTGACAAATCAAAGCGAGTCAGCAAACCACCTGAACATCTTAGTGAGTATTATTGTCATCTTACTGCTACTGATGTTCCTTATCCTCTTGCTTCTTATATCTCATTTGCCAAGCTCTCTGAAGGGTATGAAAACTATATTTGTGCTTTATCTAAACACATTGAGCCTGCTTCATTCACGCAAGCTAAGAGGTTTGATGAATGGATCAAGGCGATGAATGAAGAGCTAATAGCACTCGAAAGCACAGACACTTGGAAGATTGTTTCTTTACCGCCTGGAAAACATGCTATTGGCTGCAAGTGGGTATATAAGGTGAAGATGAATGCTGATGGTACTTTGGAACGTTATAAAGCGAGATTAGTTGCCAAAGGGTATACACAACAAGAGGGAGTAGACTTTGTTGATACATTTTCACCCGTTGCGAAGATGACTACGGTGAAGACACTCTTGGCTGTCTCCGCTGCTAAGAACTGGAGTCTCACACAACTTGATATCTCGAATGTGTTTCTCAATGGAGATTTGCATGAAGAAATTTACATGAAGCTTCCTCCAGGATATACACCAAAACAGGGGGAATCATTGCCTCCAAATGCGGTTTGTAAGTTACAAAAATCCTTATATGGACTCAAGCAAGCTTCTAGGCAATGGTTTCTCAAGTTTAGCTCTACTCTTATCTCTATGGGTTTTGCTAAGTCACAGACTGATCACACATTATTCATCAAGAATTTTGGTGGGAAATATGTGGTCGTTTTGGTGTATGTTGATGACATTGTCATTGCGAGCAATGATGATAATGAAGTGGAACAACTCAAAGCCAATCTCCGCGAAGTGTTTAAACTAAGGGATCTTGGTTCTTTGAAGTTTTTTCTTGGTTTGGAGATTGCCAGATCTAGTAAAGGGATTTCTATTTGTCAGCGCAAGTACATCCTGGAGTTATTAGAAGAAACTGGTTTGATGGCTTGCAAGCCGGCTTCTATTCCAATGGATCCAAATGTCAAGCTTTTCTCTGATAAAGATCAACCAATCTTGGATGATCCTACTGTGTATCGCAGAATGGTTGGACGACTAATGTATCTTACTATTACACGTCCGGACATCACCTTTGCAGTAAACAAATTGTGTCAATTTTCTTCATCACCACAGAGTCTTCATCTCAAGGCTGCCTACAGAGTTTTACATTACCTTAAAGGGACTATCGGTCTTGGTTTGTTCTACTCTGCAGAATCTGATTTGAAACTAAAGACTTATACTGATGCTGACTGGGGTTCTTGCCTTGATACACGAAGGTCCACTTATGGCTTTTGTATGTTTCTTGGTACAGCTCTTATCGCTTGGAAATCAAAGAAGCAAGATGTGGCTTCTCATTCTTCAGCAGAGTCTGAGTATAGAGCAATGTCTGTTGCGGTTAAGGAGGTTGTTTGGATTGCTAACCTTTGCCGTGAGTTGCAGGCACCTCAAGATAAGCCCATTGCTTTCTTCTGTGATTCAACAGCTGCCATTCACATTGCTAACAATCCGGTTTTTCATGAGAGAACAAAACATGTTGAACTGAATTGTCATCAAGTCCGTGACATGATTTGCAGTGTTTTGATCAAGACGCTTCACGTTGGCACTGCTAGTCAACTAGCTGATGTTTTCACCAAACCTATCTTTCCTACTCAGTTCAACGCACTCATTGGCAAGATGTCTCTCCATTCAATATACTCGCCATCTTGGAGGGGAATATTAATATATGAGCGTTGATTCAGTTTGGTTTAATGTTGGTTCAATATAGATTGTATTCGATACATGTATAAACCGGGTTTCAATACTATATAATGTAAACGTTGAATCATTAATGAAAATAACAGAAAGATATTTCCATTTTGAGCTTCTTCTCTGATGAGCTTGAGCTCAACTAACAAACATGTTTGGAACTACAAGATGAACAACGAGATCAAAGGGAGTTTGTTCCATCCATAGAAAAATCTTTGTTATTCATCTTGAGAAACGATACAATTTGGGGGTAGGGGTCACAAAGAGGAATGTGGTTTACAATCAGTAAACCGGAAAGTAAAATAATCTAATTTGAAACTGAACCAATACTAAAAATGCTCTAATAGGAATCAGTAATGGTTCTGTTCTTTGGACGGTAAGTTTCAAGATAAGACAGCTCTTTCTGGTGATCATGTCATTGCTTACAATAAAATCAAAGCAGATCCCTCTGATAAGTATCAACGGTAATATTTCCGTAAGAAGTCAAAGGGGTTAGCGGACGTGGCTGTGGCAGAGTCATAAGAAGAAGAAGAAAGACTGAGAATGATTCAGAAGGTTTGCAATAGGAAAATGAGTGAAGTATGAGGGTAGAAGATTAAATAAGGAGTGGCGGTTAGAAGTCTTTATGCTTTTTGATTGTTGTAAAACCTTAGACGTGATGAGTCTGAGGTCAAGATCGTGATGAGATCTTGAGATTCAAGTATTCCTTTGATTTGAGTTTGTAATTTGAGAGTTCATAACGATTTGTACTTTGCTTTGGTGAATCAATTGTTTACATTTGAGAGTTCATAGTTTGATTCATCGTAAATCATTCTGAACTTCTGATGATAAAAAAGTACTAGAAGTGGCCTTTTGATTAAACCTTGGGAACATGGAGATCGAAATAAACTAAGCAAATCCAGTTTGATACAATATATACAACGCCAACACTCACTTCTAATTAGCAGAATGGTAGGTCGGTATTTCTCTTAATGAATGACAAGCACTATGACAGCCTACCTTTCTACATTTCTAGCATCGTCAAACGCCCATCTCTAAGCTGTGTAAACCTAAGCAAACTGGGAACAAAACTAAAAATATATGTACGAAAAACACATCACCTGATATATGGCATTAATAAGAATGCAATCTGAGTTCAGTAGCAGTACAAGGCACAAAGCCCGACAACATTCAATCAACAAGAAGAAAAAGAAACAAGATCATAAACCCAGCAGCATCCACGATTAGGAAGAGAGCAAACAAAGGACAAGAATAGACGGCCTTAGAAGCTTCGGGGATGGCAAAGGGAAGAGATTAGAAAAACACACACAAGCGAAAAAACATAATAATAGTTGGATGAGTTTGGAATACTGAATAACAGGCTCAAGTCTCCTTCTCTTCTTCAGCAGGCTTTGTTGCTGCCGCTTCTTTGATCTCCTCTGTACCTTCGTCCTAGTTAATATCATTAAAACCAACACAACATAATCATATCAGGACAGGAAGAACATGAGGATATCATTATCATCATGGAAAAACGTAACCATGTGATTTCCAAAAACGACGAACTATGTGGATCGAAAGCTCCATAATTATTGAAATTAACACGCGATCAGGTCAGGACAAAAAAAGAAGATAAGGGTATCAAAATGAAAAGTTAATAATTCAGAACCTATGAACGATGTGGGTGACGGTTTTTAGAAATTTAGGATCTTTGATTATCATTTGAGGATAATATATTAGAAACAATGCAATCCAATCATAAGCCAGTAATGTTAAACATCGAAAACCATTTTCATCAGTTTCAAGTTTGATTATCTTTTGAGAGTTGTTACGGAAACAAAGCAGAAAACGAAAAGCTACTTATCATACCCCCATTTTAAGCAGTTGCCAGATTTGATTTAAACACATAAAAGTTGGAACAAAGATAGGTTTAAACTTTCAGATTAGTTGTTACCATTTAGTTTCAGAAGATATGAACAATGTGAATGAACAATTCCAGCAACTTTCTTTTGAAATAATTTTCAGAAAAAACACAAAAACATACCCATTTTCAGCAGTTCCAACAATTGTTACCTGCATGTCAGAAGTCCATAGAGTAAGGTTGTCACGGAGAAGCTGCATGATCAAAGTACTGTCCTTGTATGACTCCTCGCCTAGAGTATCCAACTCAGCGATTGCTTCATCAAATGCCTGTCAAACTCCTCCTCGTTAATCACACATAGGAGGAACCCAACAACAGAATAGTGAATGAGAAAATTGACATTTATCACCTGCTTAGCGAGACTGCAAGCACGGTCTGGAGAGTTGAGAATCTCGTAGTAAAAGACAGAGAAGTTCAAAGCCAGACCCAGACGGATGGGGTGTGTTGGAGGCAATTCAGAGTTAGCAAAGTCCTACAAAGAAAAACAGATTCAAGACTTGACCTAGAAACATAATTATGGATTCCAGTTTCAGATACCTTAGCGGCTTTGTAAGCGGTGAGGGTATGCTCGGCGGCGTCTTTCCTCTCCTGAGCGGTCTTAAACTCAGCCAAGTACCTATGGTAATCTCCCTTCATCTTAAGGTAGAAAACCTTGGAATCTCCGTTTGCAGAAGCCGGAATGAGTCTTGTATCGAGCAGCTTAAGGATGCCGTCACAGATTTTGGAGAGCTCAGACTCGATCTTGCTTCTGTAGTCACGGATCGTGGTGACGTGGTCATCGTTCCCCCGGCTCTCTTCCTTCTGTTCGATGGAGGAGGTGATGCGCCACGAGGCTCGACGAGCGCCGATTACGTTTTTGTAAGCCACGGAGAGGAGGTTTCGTTCCTCGACGGTGAGTTCGTCTTTGTCCACGCCTTCGACGACTTTTTCCATGAATTCAACCATCTCTTCATATCGCTCCGCTTGCTCCGCGAGCTTCGCTAGGTATACAAACTCTTCCCTCGCCGAGGATGATGCTGCCGCCATTTTCTCTCTTCTTTCTTCTTAGATTGGAGACGAAAAGCTTCAAGGGGAAGGAGTCTTGTTTCAGATCTGAGAGGGACGGAGTCTTGTTTCAAATATATTTTTGTTTTTAACCAGGGCCGACCCGACCCTATTACAATTTAAAAATAATTTAAATAATTATTGTTGATTTTTGTTTAATAATTCTTTTTATTTTAAATGTTTTGTTCTATAAAAGTATGAATCATTATTTTATGGGCTTTTTGCAAAAGTGACTCAAAACTTGGAGTCAAACNNNNNNNNNNNNNNNNNNNNNNNNNNNNNNNNNNNNNNNNNNNNNNNNNNNNNNNNNNNNNNNNNNNNNNNNNNNNNNNNNNNNNNNNNNNNNNNNNNNNTTTGACTCCAAGTTTTGAGTCACTTTTGCAAAAAGCCCTTTTTAATATTCTACCAAAATTCAAAATAAAATAATTGTATTATTATCATAGTAAAAACCTAGTAGATAAATTAATTAATTAAAACTTCACCCTTAGAGTTACTAACAATAACAAAACTGCCACTTATTTGATACTTGTTAATAAACCGTTCGTACAGAAAAATAATGTTTTATTTTAAAAATTCAGTATAAATCCTTCGAACTCTCGTCTTCTCCGATCTCTGTACGTAGGTTTGGTTTTCCAATATCTCTCTCTCTCTATCTCTCATCTTCTTCAATGTCACGGTTTAGCAGAAGTCATCTGGTTTTCAGAGTTTTATGGTCATTTTTGTTTAGTTTATATATCATTTTTGTTTAGTTTATAGCTTGACAATATTGCATGGACTACATATTTATTTAGTTAATGGATTGCTAATATTACTATAGAGAATATAAATATGCAAGGAATAACAAATTCGGACTTGTGTTTTTTTTTATATTTTTAAAGGATTGTATATGATGGTCAGTAAGGGAAACCATGAATTGAACTCCATAAATATTAGGCTTATAATTGAACTCCATAAATACTCAGGTGCATCACTTCTTGACTTTAAGCAAGTGAAAAATAATTAAAAATATATATGTGTAAGAATATTCAATTTACTCTATCATAAACTAATGTTAATATTTAATATTTAATATTTATTTTTTTCCTTTTTATAAGAAATCAAAGACTACAAATTATTTAAAAAATATTTTTCATTAATTATTTTTCATTTTTTATGTTTGCTACACCTCCACTTTAAAGTAAGTAAATTACTTGTAATTACAGTTGAAATTCAGTACATAAATCATGAATTATTTTTAATTCATATATATATATATAAATCTTTTTTAATCTGCTGGTACTTTTCTTTTCTTTTATACGTTTTTTAACCTATTCATGATTTAGATAATGTGAAAAAGAATCGATTTTTTCTCACTAAATTTTAGTTAAATAACATAACAATAGTAAATTGATTATTTAAGAATATACACATTTTATTATTACTTTTATCAAACTGACCATATCATCCATACTGATTAAGATTATTAAACAAATATTGTTTTTAGTTTATAGAGTAGAATTGGTTGTTTCATTTTTATTTGATTACCTTTTGAATATAATTTTTGCACATTGGTTTTACATATATAACATTACTTTATTATTTCCTTAAAAAATTTACCATAATTTTTATTAGTAAACTTTTTTTTTATTAAATGTTGCTGTTGTTTTTTTTTCATAATATTATATTTCCATAGATATATTGCGTACTACATTTTTGGATTAAGTAACACTGATGATTCACTGAATACCTATGTTAAACATGATTTTGTAAAAGTATACTATTATGAAATTAATTATCTATTATAGTCTATTAGTATAATATAAAGTTATAAAAGTAGATTCAAACCAATAATTATTTTAAAATCATAATATTATACTTGAGATATATTATGCAATTTTGAAATTTTTATGGGGTTACTTGCCACCTTCTTGGTGTACCTAGATTCGCCAATGCCAACTCTGCATCCATGTTGTTTGTATTTATCTTCTCATTGTCCTCTGCTGTTACCTTTTTTTGTTGGCAAAACCTCTGTTGTTACTTATCGGAGAGAGCACGTTTAAAAGTAATTGTTGCATAATCATTCTTTTCTTCTGCTTGATTATTCCCAAAAGAGTATAATACTGATTGATAGATAGGATACTGTAAGCTTACCATTGTGAAAGAAACGTGTAGACAACTCTGAGGTTGTGATCCAGACCGGAGAGAGATATGGTTTTTTTTACTAATCAGTTTCTCTCCTTCGTCTACAGATGAACTAAACAAATTTTATTACGCTAGTAATTAATTGTATGTGGCAAGTCTCATGTTTCTTACGGTGCATTCCATAACCAATTCGTTTTTTTTCCTGGTATGGCGCAGTTTTCTCTTGCTCGATTTGGAATACCGGATAATATCGTTAAAAACAGAATTAAATATAGATCTGATATTGAATCTTTTTTTTTTCAGTTTAATAAATCCGATCGGAACCTCTAATTACATCCATCTGGAATTATATATTACAGTTTCTTTATTACTTGAAAAAATAAGAAACACAGAGCATCCTTACGTAATTGTGATTTGCCTCCATGGTCCACACTCTCTACTTTTTGCACCCCCCCCCCAGACAGATAGATACAGTTTGACGGCAAATCACAAAAGAATAAACAAAACAACATAGTTAAATGTACACAAATCACAACACTCTCTCAGTTTTTTTTTTTTTTTAGNNNNNNNNNNNNNNNNNNNNNNNNNNNNNNNNNNNNNNNNNNNNNNNNNNNNNNNNNNNNNNNNNNNNNNNNNNNNNNNNNNNNNNNNNNNNNNNNNNNNNNNNNNNNNNNNNNNNNNNNNNNNNNNNNNNNNNNNNNNNNNNNNNNNNNNNNNNNNNNNNNNNNNNNNNNNNNNNNNNNNNNNNNNNNNNNNNNNNNNNNNNNNNNNNNNNNNNNNNNNNNNNNNNNNNNNNNNNNNNNNNNNNNNNNNNNNNNNNNNNNNNNNNNNNNNNNNNNNNNNNNNNNNNNNNNNNNNNNNNNNNNNNNNNNNNNNNNNNNNNNNNNNNNNNNNNNNNNNNNNNNNNNNNNNNNNNNNNNNNNNNNNNNNNNNNNNNNNNNNNNNNNNNNNNNNNNNNNNNNNNNNNNNNNNNNNNNNNNNNNNNNNNNNNNNNNNNNNNNNNNNNNNNNNNNNNNNNNNNNNNNNNNNNNNNNNNNNNNNNNNNNNNNNNNNNNNNNNNNNNNNNNNNNNNNNNNNNNNNNNNNNNNNNNNNNNNNNNNNNNNNNNNNNNNNNNNNNNNNNNNNNNNNNNNNNNNNNNNNNNNNNNNNNNNNNNNNNNNNNNNNNNNNNNNNNNNNNNNNNNNNNNNNNNNNNNNNNNNNNNNNNNNNNNNNNNNNNNNNNNNNNNNNNNNNNNNNNNNNNNNNNNNNNNNNNNNNNNNNNNNNNNNNNNNNNNNNNNNNNNNNNNNNNNNNNNNNNNNNNNNNNNNNNNNNNNNNNNNNNNNNNNNNNNNNNNNNNNNNNNNNNNNNNNNNNNNNNNNNNNNNNNNNNNNNNNNNNNNNNNNNNNNNNNNNNNNNNNNNNNNNNNNNNNNNNNNNNNNNNNNNNNNNNNNNNNNNNNNNNNNNNNNNNNNNNNNNNNNNNNNNNNNNNNNNNNNNNNNNNNNNNNNNNNNNNNNNNNNNNNNNNNNNNNNNNNNNNNNNNNNNNNNNNNNNNNNNNNNNNNNNNNNNNNNNNNNNNNNNNNNNNNNNNNNNNNNNNNNNNNNNNNNNNNNNNNNNNNNNNNNNNNNNNNNNNNNNNNNNNNNNNNNNNNNNNNNNNNNNNNNNNNNNNNNNNNNNNNNNNNNNNNNNNNNNNNNNNNNNNNNNNNNNNNNNNNNNNNNNNNNNNNNNNNNNNNNNNNNNNNNNNNNNNNNNNNNNNNNNNNNNNNNNNNNNNNNNNNNNNNNNNNNNNNNNNNNNNNNNNNNNNNNNNNNNNNNNNNNNNNNNNNNNNNNNNNNNNNNNNNNNNNNNNNNNNNNNNNNNNNNNNNNNNNNNNNNNNNNNNNNNNNNNNNNNNNNNNNNNNNNNNNNNNNNNNNNNNNNNNNNNNNNNNNNNNNNNNNNNNNNNNNNNNNNNNNNNNNNNNNNNNNNNNNNNNNNNNNNNNNNNNNNNNNNNNNNNNNNNNNNNNNNNNNNNNNNNNNNNNNNNNNNNNNNNNNNNNNNNNNNNNNNNNNNNNNNNNNNNNNNNNNNNNNNNNNNNNNNNNNNNNNNNNNNNNNNNNNNNNNNNNNNNNNNNNNNNNNNNNNNNNNNNNNNNNNNNNNNNNNNNNNNNNNNNNNNNNNNNNNNNNNNNNNNNNNNNNNNNNNNNNNNNNNNNNNNNNNNNNNNNNNNNNNNNNNNNNNNNNNNNNNNNNNNNNNNNNNNNNNNNNNNNNNNNNNNNNNNNNNNNNNNNNNNNNNNNNNNNNNNNNNNNNNNNNNNNNNNNNNNNNNNNNNNNNNNNNNNNNNNNNNNNNNNNNNNNNNNNNNNNNNNNNNNNNNNNNNNNNNNNNNNNNNNNNNNNNNNNNNNNNNNNNNNNNNNNNNNNNNNNNNNNNNNNNNNNNNNNNNNNNNNNNNNNNNNNNNNNNNNNNNNNNNNNNNNNNNNNNNNNNNNNNNNNNNNNNNNNNNNNNNNNNNNNNNNNNNNNNNNNNNNNNNNNNNNNNNNNNNNNNNNNNNNNNNNNNNNNNNNNNNNNNNNNNNNNNNNNNNNNNNNNNNNNNNNNNNNNNNNNNNNNNNNNNNNNNNNNNNNNNNNNNNNNNNNNNNNNNNNNNNNNNNNNNNNNNNNNNNNNNNNNNNNNNNNNNNNNNNNNNNNNNNNNNNNNNNNNNNNNNNNNNNNNNNNNNNNNNNNNNNNNNNNNNNNNNNNNNNNNNNNNNNNNNNNNNNNNNNNNNNNNNNNNNNNNNNNNNNNNNNNNNNNNNNNNNNNNNNNNNNNNNNNNNNNNNNNNNNNNNNNNNNNNNNNNNNNNNNNNNNNNNNNNNNNNNNNNNNNNNNNNNNNNNNNNNNNNNNNNNNNNNNNNNNNNNNNNNNNNNNNNNNNNNNNNNNNNNNNNNNNNNNNNNNNNNNNNNNNNNNNNNNNNNNNNNNNNNNNNNNNNNNNNNNNNNNNNNNNNNNNNNNNNNNNNNNNNNNNNNNNNNNNNNNNNNNNNNNNNNNNNNNNNNNNNNNNNNNNNNNNNNNNNNNNNNNNNNNNNNNNNNNNNNNNNNNNNNNNNNNNNNNNNNNNNNNNNNNNNNNNNNNNNNNNNNNNNNNNNNNNNNNNNNNNNNNNNNNNNNNNNNNNNNNNNNNNNNNNNNNNNNNNNNNNNNNNNNNNNNNNNNNNNNNNNNNNNNNNNNNNNNNNNNNNNNNNNNNNNNNNNNNNNNNNNNNNNNNNNNNNNNNNNNNNNNNNNNNNNNNNNNNNNNNNNNNNNNNNNNNNNNNNNNNNNNNNNNNNNNNNNNNNNNNNNNNNNNNNNNNNNNNNNNNNNNNNNNNNNNNNNNNNNNNNNNNNNNNNNNNNNNNNNNNNNNNNNNNNNNNNNNNNNNNNNNNNNNNNNNNNNNNNNNNNNNNNNNNNNNNNNNNNNNNNNNNNNNNNNNNNNNNNNNNNNNNNNNNNNNNNNNNNNNNNNNNNNNNNNNNNNNNNNNNNNNNNNNNNNNNNNNNNNNNNNNNNNNNNNNNNNNNNNNNNNNNNNNNNNNNNNNNNNNNNNNNNNNNNNNNNNNNNNNNNNNNNNNNNNNNNNNNNNNNNNNNNNNNNNNNNNNNNNNNNNNNNNNNNNNNNNNNNNNNNNNNNNNNNNNNNNNNNNNNNNNNNNNNNNNNNNNNNNNNNNNNNNNNNNNNNNNNNNNNNNNNNNNNNNNNNNNNNNNNNNNNNNNNNNNNNNNNNNNNNNNNNNNNNNNNNNNNNNNNNNNNNNNNNNNNNNNNNNNNNNNNNNNNNNNNNNNNNNNNNNNNNNNNNNNNNNNNNNNNNNNNNNNNNNNNNNNNNNNNNNNNNNNNNNNNNNNNNNNNNNNNNNNNNNNNNNNNNNNNNNNNNNNNNNNNNNNNNNNN
Coding sequences within:
- the LOC106295799 gene encoding 14-3-3-like protein GF14 phi, with the translated sequence MAAASSSAREEFVYLAKLAEQAERYEEMVEFMEKVVEGVDKDELTVEERNLLSVAYKNVIGARRASWRITSSIEQKEESRGNDDHVTTIRDYRSKIESELSKICDGILKLLDTRLIPASANGDSKVFYLKMKGDYHRYLAEFKTAQERKDAAEHTLTAYKAAKDFANSELPPTHPIRLGLALNFSVFYYEILNSPDRACSLAKQAFDEAIAELDTLGEESYKDSTLIMQLLRDNLTLWTSDMQDEGTEEIKEAAATKPAEEEKET